Within Euzebya sp., the genomic segment TGGCCACGCTGCAGCCCGCCACAGCGGGCACGGCCCGCGTGGCCGGCTTCGACGTCGCCGCGCAGCCGGCAGAGGTCCGCAAGCGGATCGGCCTCACCGGGCAGTACGCCGCGGTGGACGAGCACCTCACCGGGGCGGAGAACCTCACGATGATCGGGCGGCTCAACGGCCTGGCGAAGGCCGATGCCCGCACCCGTGCCCGGCAGCTGCTGGCCCGGTTCGGGCTGACGGAGGCCGGCGGCCGCCCGTCCCGGACCTACTCGGGTGGCATGCGCCGTCGCCTGGACCTGGCAGCGTCCCTGGTCGCCCGGCCGGACGTGCTGTTCCTCGACGAGCCGACGACCGGCCTGGACCCCGCCAGCCGCCGGTCGTTGTGGTCGGTGATCGGTGAGATCGTCGCGGACGGGACCACCCTCCTCCTCACCACGCAGTACCTGGAGGAGGCCGACGCCCTGGCCGACGAGATCCTCGTGATCGACCGCGGTCGGGCGATCGCGCAGGGCACCGCGCGCCAGCTGAAGGACCAGGTCGGCGGTGAGCGGATCGAGTTCACCGTGCTCGACCCCGCCCGCACCGAGGAGGCGCACCGCCTGGTGGCACCGTTCGCCGCAGGCGAGGTCAGCGCAGACGCCGACCGGGGGACGATCAGCTTCCCGGTGGACGCCGACGACGACCACCTGGTCGACACCGTCCGGGTGCTCGACGACGCGGGGATCCGCCTGGACGAGCTCTCCCTCCGCCGGGCCAGCCTGGACGACGTGTTCCTCAGCCTGACCGGCCGGACCGCCGAGGGCTCGGCTGCGGAGATGGAGGCGGCCCGGTGAGCGCGAGCCTGCGAGCGGTCGGCGGACCGGCCGGGGGGCGACCTCGGCGCGTCAGCGCGGAGGTCGGGCGGTGAGCGTCCCCACCGCCATCCCCGCCCCGACGATCCCGCGGGAGGGTCTCCGCGCCGCGCTCCACGACTCGGTCGTGCTGATGGGGCGCAACCTGCGGCGCTACCAGCGCCAGCCGCAGATCGCGGTGTTCATCTTCATCCAGCCAGTCATGTTTGTCCTGCTGTTCCGCTACGTGTTCGGCGGGTCCATCCCCACCCCTGGCGTCGACTACGTCCAGTACCTGATGCCCGGCATCATCGTGCAGTCGGTGACCTTCGCGACGGTCGGCACGGCCATCGGCATCGCCGAGGACCTGAAGGCCGGCATCATCGACCGCTTCCGGTCCCTCCCGATGGCGCGGGCGGCCGTGCTGGCCGGCCGGGTCCTGTCCGACGCGTTCGTGAACCTGCTGTCGTTGCTGGTGATGCTCGCCGTCGCCTACGTGGTCGGCTTCCGGATCACCACGTCGGTCGTCCAGGCAGTCGCCGCCCTGGGGCTGATCGCCGCGTTCAGCTTCGCGTTCGCGTGGATCGCCGCCTTCATCGGGTTGGCGCTGAAGGAGCCCGAGGCGGTGCAGGGGGCGGGCTTCGTCTGGCTGTTCCCGCTCGCGTTCGCGTCCAGCGTGTTCGTCGTCCCCGCGACGATGCCCGGCTGGCTCACCGCGTTCGCGACGCAGAACCCCCTCTCGCGCGTGGCCGACGCCGTCCGGTCCCTGACCGTCGGCGGCCACCCCTGCGGCACCTCGGCCGACGCGATCGACTTCTGCACCGGCGTGCAGACGAACCTCCTGTGGGGGCTCGGGTGGGCGGTCGTCATCGTGGTCGTGTTCCTGCCCCTCGCGGCGCGCATGTGGCAGCGGCTCGAGTGACCTGCCCGCGGCGCTAGTCTGACCGCGTGCTGGGACCGGTCGGGGACGTGGACGAGGGCGTGCCGGTGCTCGAGGAGTTCACCGACCTCGTCGAGCTCGGCTCCGGCGGCTTCGGCACCGTCTACCGGGCCTGGCACGACGAGCTGCAGCGCGCCGTCGCCATCAAGGTGCTCAGCCGCGCCTGGGACCCCGCGGGGGCAGCCGCTCGGTTCGCCCGGGAGGCCGCGGCGATGGGCCGGTTGTCCGGGCACCCGAACGTGGTGGTCGTCCACGACATGGTCTCCGCCGCGGACGGTCGCACCTGCCTGGTGATGCCGTTGCTCGAGGGCGGCTCCCTCGGGGATCGGATCGCGGCGACCGGGGCCCAGCCCTGGCCGAACGCGATCGAGGTCGGGGTGGAGATCGCCGGGGCCCTGCAGACCGCCCACGACGAGGGGATCCTCCACCGCGACCTCAAGCCGGACAACGTCATCTTCGACCGCTACGGGCGGCCGATGCCCGCCGACTTCGGCATCGCACACCTGGTGGACGGCGTCGACCAGACGAGCCCGGGGATGGTGATGGCGACGGTGGCCTACGCGCCGCCGGAGGCGTTCGACGGCGCTGAGCCGGCCCCGACCGCCGACGTCTACGGCCTCGCGGCCACGCTCGTCGCGGCGATCCGTGGGTGCGCGGCCTTCTGCGACGACGACCCAGGGTTCAGCACCCTCATGCGCCGTCTGGCGGAGGAGCCGCCGCCGGACCTGGTCGGGACCGGAGTGCCCCGGGCGATCGCCGACGTCCTGCACGCCGCGATGGCCAAGGACCCCACTGAACGGCCGCCGACGCCGCAGGCCCTCGCGCGCCTGCTGCAGGCAGGCCAGCACGCGGCGGGGCTGGCGGTCACGCACCTGCCGTACGCGCCGCGCTGAGCGGCCCGCAGACAGGCCCGGCTGACCGGCCTGGCCGACCGGCCTGGCCGACCGGCCGTGCGGCGTTCGCCGCCCCACGCGACGAACGGCTAGCGTCTCGGCGTGCACGTGCCCTCACCCGCAGTCACCCTCGTCGCGCTCACGCTGGCCGTCGTCCTCGCCGCCTGCGGGGGCGGGTCCGACGACATCGCCGACGAGGGGTCCCCGTCCGCGCCGCCGCCCGCCACGTCAGCGGCACCCACCGCGGCAGCGCCGTCCGAGACGGTCACCGCTGACGGCACGCCCAGCGCCGGGGGAGGGGAGCTGCGGCCCGCCTCGCCGTCGACATCCGGGCCCTCGACATCCGGGCCCTCGACACCCGCGCCCTCGACACCCGCGCCCTCGACCGAGGCCGCCGGCGGGCAGGGGGAGGCGGGGATCCTGCTGCCGGCCGAGGAGTCGCAGTCGACGGAGGAGAAGGATCCCACCACCGGCCTGACGCTCACCTTCGCCCTCGACTTCGTGGACCTCACCGGATCGCAGCAGCGCATCCCGCCCCAGGAGCTGCCCGCTGACTCGATCGTGCTCGAGGAGCACTTCGAGGACCGCGACGCCGCCGTGCTGCGGCCGTTCTCGGACCCGCCGGCGGAAGGCCTCTTCGGGAACTTCGACGACGTCTTCTTCTACGACATGGTCGTCGGGCAGCCGGACTCCATCGTCACCAGCCCGATCACCGGGGTCCCGGCCAGCGACCTGGTCGACGTCGGCCTCATCACGGCCAGCTTCTCGACGAACTTCCAGGGCGCGGAGGACGTCAGCAGCGGGCTCTTCTGCTGGGGCGGCGCCGGCAAGGGCCTCAGCGCCGCCGACCAGAGCCGCTACGAGCTGCGCGTGCAACCCGACCGGCGCCTGGTCGTCGACCGGATCAACGCCGGCGGCCAGATCAGCGCCCGGTTGCTGGAGCTCGAGCTCGCCCGCCCGCCGGACACCGCCACGTTCGCCCGTCTGCTGTGCCGCCGCGGCGACGGCGGCGAGGTGCAGATCGGCGCCGGCTGGACCCAGGGGGACGAGGGTGAGTCCGCGTGGGTCGCCGACCCCGACCCGCTGCCGGCGGGCGGCTCGGCCGGCATCCTCATGCGCTCCGGGGAGAACCCCACGTCGGCGGACACGTTCATCAGCTTCGTCCAGCTGCTGATCTTCGACGCGACCGCGATCGACTTCGGCGCCTGACGCTCAGGCGGACCACCGGACGGAGATCGCGCCGGCGTCCGGGAGCGGCAGCGCGGCCGCAGCCGCACCGGTCGCCTCGCGCTCGGCGTCGGTGAGCGGCCGCCACGGCTCCACGTCCAAGGTGGTCCGCGCCCGCCGCCAGGTCCCGGCCACCCGTCCGTCCACCAGGAGCGCCCCCGGCCACACCCGCGGCGTCCACAGCCGGTCCCTGAGCGCGGGGTCGTCGACCAGCAGCTCGCGGTCGGCGCCGTGCAGCAGCCAGTGGGCGTCGCCGCTCGGCAGGAGCCGGACGCCGTCGACCTCCCCGTCAGCCGGAGCCCGCAGCGACGCCTCGTCCGCGGCGAGGGCCCACCCCTCCCCGATGGGGGTGGTGACGCGCACGAGGTCGGGCGACAGCTCGCCGAACGTGGTGCGGGCCTGGCGGACGCCGACGGCGGCCCACCGCCCGAACCGCTCGGGCGGGGTGGGGCCGTAGACGTGCAGGTACCGACGGACGAGCTCGTGGCGGGCCTCCCGCTCGTCACCCTCCGGCGGTGGCGCGAGCCGCACCGTCGGTTGGCGCGCCCCGTCCCAGCGGACCAGCAGCGTCCCGGTCGGCGCGGCGTACCGCAGGGCGTTCGGGTCGATGCCGAGAGCCCGGCCGATCGTGGCGAAGGGCACCTCCCCGAGGTCCTCGAGGACCGACCGGGCCCGCCGCGCGGTGTCCTCGGCGCGGCGGCGGCCCCGGCTGTCGGTCGGCAGCCGGCCGAGGGTGAACACCCAGAGGTCGGCGGCCGCCACGACGTAGAGGTTGTGGCGCGGACCCCAGATCTGGACGAGGGCGGGATCGTCGAGGACGTCGGCGTCGACATCGGCCAGCCGGGCGTGGAGGGACAGCAGGGCGGCGCGCGGCATGCTGTCCTGCGCGCCGGCCCAGGCCGCCCGGCGCAGCCCGTCGGCGGTGCGCGGCAGCCGCCGATCGAGGTGGCCGGCCCGCAGCCGGTGGCGGCGCACCGCGTCGGCGTCGACCACGAGCGGCGTCCCGTCCACGGCCGGGCAGCCTAGCCCTGCCGGCCGCTGTGGGGCAGGCCCACGACGTGGCAGGATCGCCGCGGTGAGCGACCGACCGACCACGACCCCGCCCCTCGAGGACCTCGCGCGGCTGCGACGCGTGCGCGACCGGATCGACCGGGACTACGCCAAGCCGCTCGACGTGGACGCGCTGGCACGCGGGGTGCACATGTCCTCGGGGCACCTGAGCCGCCAGTTCAAGCAGGCCTACGGCGAATCGCCGTACTCCTACCTCATGACCCGACGCATCGAGCGCGCCATGGCGCTGCTGCGACGTGGCGACCTGAGCGTGACCGAGGTGTGCTTCGCGGTGGGGTACGGCTCGCTCGGCACGTTCAGCACCCGCTTCACCGAGCTGGTCGGCGTGCCCCCGAGCACCTACCGGGACCGGACCACCCGCGCGGCGGAGGGCATGCCGCCCTGCGAGGCGAAGCGGGTCACCCGGCCCCTCAGATCGATCAGGAACGGAGAAGCGCCGGCCGCCCCCGCGGACCTACCGTGACCGCCATGGACATCACCATCCACACCACGTTCCTCCCGCACAGC encodes:
- a CDS encoding ATP-binding cassette domain-containing protein, with translation MAGTAIEASGLVKTYGETEALCGLDLSVPRGSVLGLLGPNGAGKTTAVRILATLQPATAGTARVAGFDVAAQPAEVRKRIGLTGQYAAVDEHLTGAENLTMIGRLNGLAKADARTRARQLLARFGLTEAGGRPSRTYSGGMRRRLDLAASLVARPDVLFLDEPTTGLDPASRRSLWSVIGEIVADGTTLLLTTQYLEEADALADEILVIDRGRAIAQGTARQLKDQVGGERIEFTVLDPARTEEAHRLVAPFAAGEVSADADRGTISFPVDADDDHLVDTVRVLDDAGIRLDELSLRRASLDDVFLSLTGRTAEGSAAEMEAAR
- a CDS encoding ABC transporter permease, coding for MSVPTAIPAPTIPREGLRAALHDSVVLMGRNLRRYQRQPQIAVFIFIQPVMFVLLFRYVFGGSIPTPGVDYVQYLMPGIIVQSVTFATVGTAIGIAEDLKAGIIDRFRSLPMARAAVLAGRVLSDAFVNLLSLLVMLAVAYVVGFRITTSVVQAVAALGLIAAFSFAFAWIAAFIGLALKEPEAVQGAGFVWLFPLAFASSVFVVPATMPGWLTAFATQNPLSRVADAVRSLTVGGHPCGTSADAIDFCTGVQTNLLWGLGWAVVIVVVFLPLAARMWQRLE
- a CDS encoding serine/threonine-protein kinase, which produces MLGPVGDVDEGVPVLEEFTDLVELGSGGFGTVYRAWHDELQRAVAIKVLSRAWDPAGAAARFAREAAAMGRLSGHPNVVVVHDMVSAADGRTCLVMPLLEGGSLGDRIAATGAQPWPNAIEVGVEIAGALQTAHDEGILHRDLKPDNVIFDRYGRPMPADFGIAHLVDGVDQTSPGMVMATVAYAPPEAFDGAEPAPTADVYGLAATLVAAIRGCAAFCDDDPGFSTLMRRLAEEPPPDLVGTGVPRAIADVLHAAMAKDPTERPPTPQALARLLQAGQHAAGLAVTHLPYAPR
- a CDS encoding DNA glycosylase AlkZ-like family protein, which encodes MDGTPLVVDADAVRRHRLRAGHLDRRLPRTADGLRRAAWAGAQDSMPRAALLSLHARLADVDADVLDDPALVQIWGPRHNLYVVAAADLWVFTLGRLPTDSRGRRRAEDTARRARSVLEDLGEVPFATIGRALGIDPNALRYAAPTGTLLVRWDGARQPTVRLAPPPEGDEREARHELVRRYLHVYGPTPPERFGRWAAVGVRQARTTFGELSPDLVRVTTPIGEGWALAADEASLRAPADGEVDGVRLLPSGDAHWLLHGADRELLVDDPALRDRLWTPRVWPGALLVDGRVAGTWRRARTTLDVEPWRPLTDAEREATGAAAAALPLPDAGAISVRWSA
- a CDS encoding helix-turn-helix transcriptional regulator → MSDRPTTTPPLEDLARLRRVRDRIDRDYAKPLDVDALARGVHMSSGHLSRQFKQAYGESPYSYLMTRRIERAMALLRRGDLSVTEVCFAVGYGSLGTFSTRFTELVGVPPSTYRDRTTRAAEGMPPCEAKRVTRPLRSIRNGEAPAAPADLP